The following coding sequences are from one Triticum aestivum cultivar Chinese Spring chromosome 5A, IWGSC CS RefSeq v2.1, whole genome shotgun sequence window:
- the LOC123103549 gene encoding uncharacterized protein: MPVRRRRRRSTMGSSVRWSSQWIEPRRSRRSSGARPSQWIQPRRARESSLGLELVTEEEAAPAMASKPCTRPRRLHKVCSALPDPRRRALRPPLPPSLHARRVAALPVTMATMF, from the exons ATGCCGGTGAGGCGGCGACGCAGGCGGTCTACGATGGGATCCAGTGTCCGCTGGTCTTCCCAGTGGATCGAGCCGAGGCGCTCAAGGCGATCCAGCGGCGCCCGGCCTTCTCAGTGGATCCAGCCGAGGCGCGCCAGGGAATCATCCTTGGGTTTGGAGTTGGTGACCGAGGAGGAGGCGGCACCGGCGATGGCGAGCAAGCCGTGCACGAGGCCACGGCGACTCCACAAAGTCTGCTCCGCTCTCCCCGACCCTCGACGGCGTGCTCTCCGACCTCCACTCCCTCCTTCTCTCCACGCTCGCCGCGTCGCTGCCCTCCCCGTCACCATGGCGACGAT GTTCTAA